In the Nicotiana tabacum cultivar K326 chromosome 16, ASM71507v2, whole genome shotgun sequence genome, one interval contains:
- the LOC107818489 gene encoding putative eukaryotic translation initiation factor 5-2, producing the protein MALQNIGAGNKDDAFYRYKMPRMITKIEGRGNGIKTNVVNMVDIAKALGRPASYTTKYFGCELGAQSKFDEKTGTSHVNGAHDTAKLAGLLENFIKKYVQCYGCGNPETEILITKSQMLTLKCAACGFISDVDMRDKLTTFILKNPPEQKKGSKDKKAMRRAEKERLKEGEAADEEAKKLKKEAAKKKGSSKEGLSKISKKKANMSDEEHSPTGSQADQTEAPPADSDDDVEWQTDTSMAAAQQRIQEQLNAVTASMVMLSATEEKSGKSSPAREEKPKADGQGSGVNCSNSKESLVAQTNGVKHSNSKEKLVDAKERLADEIKEHLNKGSSVAQLKSFLGSISGTHQDIVDALFEALFGGVGKGFSKEVTKKIFYLAAVLQEDGSQLVLLHAIESFCGKSSSEAVKEVALVLKALYDVDMLEEEFIVEWYEKGSKGSNKLSPIWKNVKPFVEWLQSAESETEDE; encoded by the coding sequence ATGGCTTTGCAAAACATTGGTGCCGGAAACAAGGATGATGCCTTTTACAGGTACAAGATGCCAAGAATGATTACAAAGATAGAAGGTCGTGGAAATGGCATCAAGACTAATGTGGTGAACATGGTTGACATTGCCAAGGCATTGGGCAGGCCAGCATCATACACCACAAAGTATTTTGGCTGTGAACTCGGAGCTCAGTCTAAATTTGATGAGAAAACAGGTACCTCTCATGTTAATGGTGCCCATGACACTGCAAAGCTTGCTGGACTTCTTGAGAACTTCATCAAAAAATATGTTCAATGCTATGGCTGCGGGAATCCTGAAACTGAGATTTTGATCACAAAATCACAGATGTTAACCCTTAAGTGTGCTGCGTGTGGCTTTATCTCTGATGTTGACATGAGGGACAAGCTCACCACATTTATTCTCAAGAACCCTCCTGAGCAGAAGAAGGGATCTAAAGATAAAAAGGCAATGAGGAGGGCTGAAAAAGAACGCCTCAAAGAAGGGGAAGCAGCAGATGAAGAGGCAAAGAAACTCAAGAAAGAGGCTGCAAAGAAAAAAGGTTCCTCAAAGGAAGGTTTGTCAAAAATATCTAAGAAAAAGGCCAATATGTCAGATGAGGAGCACTCTCCCACTGGTAGCCAAGCTGATCAGACCGAAGCGCCACCTGCTGAcagtgatgatgatgttgaatgGCAGACGGACACCTCCATGGCAGCAGCCCAGCAGCGCATTCAGGAGCAGCTGAATGCTGTTACTGCTAGCATGGTTATGCTTTCGGCAACTGAAGAGAAGTCTGGCAAAAGCTCACCAGCACGTGAGGAGAAGCCCAAGGCCGACGGGCAAGGCAGTGGTGTTAACTGTAGTAATTCCAAAGAGTCGCTTGTTGCACAGACCAATGGTGTTAAGCATAGTAATTCCAAGGAGAAGCTTGTTGATGCTAAAGAGAGGCTTGCTGATGAAATCAAGGAACACCTGAATAAGGGTTCGTCTGTGGCTCAGCTGAAGTCCTTCTTGGGCTCTATTTCTGGAACTCATCAAGACATCGTTGATGCATTGTTTGAAGCTCTTTTTGGTGGAGTTGGAAAAGGTTTTTCCAAGGAGGTGACCAAGAAAATTTTTTATCTTGCAGCTGTTTTACAGGAAGATGGTTCGCAGCTAGTTCTACTACATGCTATTGAGTCATTTTGTGGAAAATCAAGCTCAGAAGCTGTAAAGGAGGTTGCGTTGGTTCTGAAAGCACTTTATGACGTTGATATGCTGGAAGAGGAGTTTATTGTGGAGTGGTATGAGAAGGGATCGAAAGGTAGCAACAAACTCTCCCCAATCTGGAAGAATGTTAAGCCATTTGTGGAGTGGCTGCAGAGTGCTGAATCTGAAACTGAGGATGAGTAA